The DNA window AGGGCCGTGCAGTCCTTGCCTCCATTGAAGCCCACGCAAAGGTGGCTGAGGTCGTACTGAGCCAGGGCGGTCTCAATGGTCTGCAGGGCGCCTGCCACCTTCCCCCCCAGAGGAGACCCTGCAAGGAGACAGACAAGAAGATACGTACACGTGGCCGTCAGagggcagtggcggggggggggggggccgcacACCGCTCTGGCCTGAAGCCTCTCCAGGCTTCCCAGTGTTCCCAGAGTAAAGGCCGGAGTCCTACATGCCCTTCAGAGTCTGTCCCGGCCTGCCATTCAGAACCCTTCACCTCAGTGTCTTCCCTCGGGGGGCCCTACTCTCCTTCGTTCCCCTGAACCCCATCCTGTTTGCTCTCGCCCACCTCCCGGTGGGGCCCAATCCTCCTCTTCGGCCCACATGTCCGACACTCGCCCAGCAGACTGTATTTAACGTACATACGCCCAGGTCAAGGCTGACCTCCCCACCGTGGAGGCCGCTGAGACCGACGTCTCGTGCCTGACGCCTACCTTTCTTGTTACACTGCCGGCCCAGAAGGCCGTGGTGTGTAACACACTGTCCTGTTGAGCTCGGTCCGCAGTACCCAGGACAGTGCTGGCAGGAGTGGGCACCCGGTTGACATTTACTGGAAGAATGACCGACGGCACCAGAGCTAACCCCCCTCTCTCAGACCCTACATTCCCGAgacctgggcaggggtggggtgggcacgTGCGGCCCCTACCCCCCCAGGCCCCTACCTGATTCTGCGAGCTGGTAGACAGCCTCCCTGGCCTGCCCCACGGCGTCGGGCACGTAGGGGACCAGCGATCCCGGGGGCAGACGGGCAGTCAGGTAGGCCAGGCACTCCTCCAGCGGCCCCTCTTCCTCCGAGTCCAGCGACAGCTTCACCCGATAGTAGTTGCTGCCCCAGTCGGGGTAGGAGCCCAGGCCGAGCCTGCGCCCAAAGTGGGCCTGTGCCTCAGCCAGCACGGGAGCGATGGAGGCCTCGTCGGCGGCCACGTACAGCTCCCGCAGGTGGAACTGCACCGCCGTGTTTCGGAACAGCCCCTTCAGCCCCTCCAGCACCCTCCGCAGCAGCTCGGGAATGCCTGGGAAGAGGTAGACATTTCGGACGGAGACCAGTGGGAACTTGAAGGGCCGGCCCGTGTGAGGGTCTGTGCCGTAATGCAGGCGGGCGGAGGAGGGCACTACGGACAGCTTCTCGAAGCCCTTCCCTCCGAGGGCTCGGATGGCCGCTTCCAGCTCGGGGTGCGGCTTGAGCTCATCCCCGAAGGCCTGTGCTACCGCCTCAAAGGTCACATCATCGTGAGTGGGGCCGATGCCCCCTGCCGTGAGGACGTGGGTGAAGCGGCTGGAGAAAGAAGTGACCTCTGCCGCGATGGTGGCCACCTCGTCGGGTACGACAGAGACCCGGCACACCTGGACCCCCAGGGAGCGCAGTGTCCGGCATAGAAAGTAGGTGTTGGTGTCCTGAGTGTGTCCCTGGGAGATGAGATGGGGACGATGAGAGTGTCAGTGCTGCAGGACTCGAGGGCAAAGGGGAAGGGGTGACAGCCGTGTGGGGTATCGTGCTCTTTTGGGGGACGCTGCCTTGTGAGGCTCTAAAGCCTGGACTGGGTACGAGGGTGAGAAAATCCAGGTGAACAGCCAGGGGTCGCATGACCCACCTTGGGCCTCCTTCTCCGTGCTTTGACCTTGACCTCATCTATGCCTGAGGATTCGGTGGCCAATTTTATGTGGACGACCCATCCACTTCCTCCCCAACCCTGACAGTTTCAGCTCCCTGGCTCCGCCTACCTATCGGGCATCTCTGCCGTACTCCTGGCCGTTGTCACTTTGGCCAGTGGCCTCCCCAGACACTGTCCACCGCCAGTGAGGCCCTCCTACCGTCAAGTGTACTGAAATGTCTCCCCATCTGCTCTCTTCTCTTGGTCCCTACTGCCGCCGGGCAGGTCCTTGGCACCTGTCATCTGGACATTGTCGAGGCCTCCTGGCCAGGCTCCCGGCCGCCAGCCCCAGCGCTCTGCCCAGTGCCTTCTGACTAACCTTTCTAATGTGTTACTGGGATTGCATCACTCTTGGGCTCAAAAGCCCTGTGTTGTTTCCAAACATATACAGAATAAAGTTCACATTCCTTTGCAGAACGTTTGAGGCTGCCTGCGGTGTGCACACGACCTTCCTTTGCAGCCCCTTCTCCTTCAACTTCTTTCCAGAGGGCTTAGCGGACAAGGGTTACTTGGAGTAAGAGGGACTCAGGTTGGAATCCCCCCTCTACCACCTCCTGGCTATGGAACCTTGGACAAGCTAGCTTCTCGGTCTCATAATCcattaattgacatttataataaaagtattgAACCTCAGGGGATTGTTCTAAGGGTTAGTAAAACCGCACATGTGATCTAGAAGCACAGTCGCGGGCCCTAGTAAGCACTCAAAAAGGAGGGGTCAAGATCACTACTTCAAACCCGATGCCTACCACGACCTTTAACAAGATTTCCCTCGATTGCTCAGAAGAATCCGATGGATTTCTTCCGTCCagtagtttccttctatttcgCTTACTCACTCTGCCAAGTGCCTTGGGTCATTTTCCAAACAGGCTGGCTGTGACTCTTCAATAACACATGCACCTGTACCCCCTTCACAAGTCGGACTCCCCGTCATTTCTGTGAAGCCCCTCCTACTCCTATCAAGTTGCTGGACAAACTGAAGCCACCTTGCTACAAGTTTTCAACAGAGTGATGGAAAGCACAAGGGTCACTTTCCCTCTAACATGCTGGGCTCACTCCAGGACTCCACGGCAGCAAGGGGGCTCCCGCCCTGGCCTGCCTTCCCTCAACAGATCGTGCAGCAGGATCTTAAGGACAGGAGCACGCCACACACCCCCCTTCTGTCCCAGACGCACCTTGAGGATCTCATCTCCAACAATGATGATGCCCGCCGTCACGCTGCGCCCTGAGGGAGGTTCAGAGGCCCTAGATGCCATGGTcctgccttctctgcccctctgcaagGCCCTCCAgtagccacccagggccccaaatAGGGGTCGAAAGCACGGGAGTCGCGCCAGGTCTACAGGGCACTGGGGGCCATAGCCTGGGAACAGGGGGGTCCGGGGTCAAGGGAACCTGGAGGAGCCAGAAAGGACATTGGGGGAGAGCAGGAGtgcatgttcttttttccttagaGGGAGACCTCGCCGGGCCCTTGACAAGCGACTCCTTTATCCCTGCCTTCAACGGACGTGTTCTCACCCCATCCCAGCCTCTTCACAAGCTTGGCTCTGGTCTCCTTAAAGCGTCCTGCTCTCCCGAGCACCTACCACTTTACGTAGGTCTCCTGCGCGCCGAGCTCGGCCCCCCCTGGCCGGCGACAGCCCGGCAGCCTGCACCTTTAAATATCTCTCCTCTTTGGGGACCGGTCCCTTTAAGCGtctcgaccccccccccccccccccccgcctttaaACGCGGCCCCTCCCTCCGCCGCGGGCCGAGCTCAGGCGCCGGGCCCGCCGGGGCCCGCACCCTTTCTGGCCTGCAGTCTCCGTCCCcgccaccccgcccccgcccgcccagCTGCCCCGGGTCCCCACCTGCCTTCCCGGCCGGCGCCCTCCGCTCCCGCACGGCCCCGGGCGGCTTCCGCACGCAACGTCCCGCCTTGGATCGCGCCTGCCACGTCAGTTGGCCATCTCGGCTGTCGCTCAGACTGCCTCCAAGGGCCCACGGGTGCAGGCGGCCGTCGCTCGCCAGCCCCAGCCCGGGGGCGGGAGCAGCGCGGGGTTGTTATGGGCGACAAGCACGTGGTCACCCTCACCCGGAACTGCGGGGGCGGGGCCGACGGGGGGGGGGACCTCGGCTGCTGCTCCTGGTGCTGGCGGGAAAGGGAGGTGTGATTCTAACCTCGGTCCCGTTTTCGGGTTCTTGTGTGCAGTGCTAGCGGTCTTTAACCCCGACTCGAATTCTAGGCAAATGGGATTTATCTTGTAGCGCATGGCCCTTCGAGGGACACCAAGAATCAGCATTGGCTGTGAAGTAGGGAGAGCTTGGAGAGGACTTTTTAGTGCGTggaactttcatttatttttttctttttaaatgtttatttctttttttaagtccttCCCTgtcagcaattatttttttattaattcatttattgtttaatttacatccaagttagcatatagcgcaacagtgatttcaggagtagattccttagtgccccttccccatttagcccacacccctcccaccacccctccagtaaccctgtttgttctccgtatttaagagtcttttatgttttgtccccctccctgtttttatattatttttgcttcccttcccttttgttcatctgttttgtctcttaaagtcctcatatgggtgaagtcatataatttttgtctttctctgactaatttcgctcagcataataccctccagttccatccacgtagctgcaaatggcaagatttcattctttttgattgccgagtaatactccatcatatatatagaccacatcttctttatccattcatccttcgatggacatttgggctccttccatcctttggctgttgtcgatagcgctgctgtaaacgtaggggtgcgtgtgtcccttcgaaacagcccacctgtatcccttggataaatacctagtagtgcaattgctgggtggtagggtagttctacttttaattttttcaggaacctccacactgttttccagaacggctgcaccagtttgcattcccaccagcagtccacatcctcaccaacgtctgttgttgcccgagttgttaatgttagccattctgacaggtgtgaggtggtatctcattgtggttttgatttgtgtttccctgatgttgagtgatgttgagcattttttcatgtgtcggttggccgtctggatgtcttctttggagaagtatctattcatatcttttgtgcatttcttcactggattatttatttttcgggtgttgagtttgacaagtgctttctagattttggatactaaccctttatctgatatgtcgtttgcagatatcttctcccattctgtcggttgccttttagttttgctgattgtttccttcaccgtgcagaagctttttactttgatgaggtcccaatagttcatgtttgcttttgtttcccttgcctctggagacacttgagtaagaagttgcgatggccaagatcaaagaggtttttgcgtgctttctccttgaggcttttgatggcttcctgttttacattgaggtctttcattcattttgagtttgtttttgtgtacggtgtaagaaagtggtctgggttcattcttctgcatgttgctgtccagttttcccagtacaacttgaagagactgtctttattccattggatattctttcctgctttgtcaaagattatttggccgtatgtttgtgggtccatttctaggttctctattctgttccattgatctgagtgtctgtttttgtgccaaaaaatgtgtatttttgagacagagcgagagctcacgcagtggaggggcagagagagagggagacacagaacccgaagcagggtccaggctctgagctgtcagcacagagcccgacacagggcttaaactcaggaaccgtaagatcatgacctgagctgaagtcggaggcttaaccactCAGCAATCTAGGCATCCcagctttcatttatttctattataaacGGTAAAGCTATGTACTTAACCCTCTTGACAAGAAAAAGcctaactcccccccccccctcccgccccgtcCAGATAGTGCTTAATTTGAACATCACCTTTGCCAATTTGGGTCTTCTAGGTACCAGTGAGGGCAGTGACTAGGGGATGCCACGTGTCCACTTTCGATTCTTACATCATCCTAGCTTACTCTCATTTCAGTTGCTTTTGATCTAAAAgtgcttcttaaattttaatgtttgatcATCTGGGaccctccttttaaaaatttgttttaatttttttaaataatctctatgcccaacatgggacttgaactgaCGACCAGGAGAGAGTTGCATGCTGTATGGACTGCACTAGCCAGGCTCCCCATCTGGGACTTTAATATGCTGATTAAGTCTCCCCCATTCAGGAGGTTTGGGTGGGAGCTTGAGATCTGCATTTAACAAGCTCTCCTGTCATGCTGACGCTGCTGGTACCTGGACTATGTTTTCTGTAGTGAACACATAAAATTCATGCATCACTGGGAGGACAGCCGAACCACACCCACCCTCATTTTACTCTCCTAAAGCCCCAGATAGAtgatacccattttacagatgggcaacaggctaagaaaaaggaagggatgCCATCCAgcaaccccaaaacaaaaaacaaaggtagAGCCAGACTTCTAGACTATTCTTTCTCAAGCGATAAGCCCTGTGtgtttttcaattaaaagaacctcagctcaaaaaaaaaaatttttttttaagattttaaagtgatctctgcacccagcgtggggttcaaactcacgaccccaagatcaagagctctGTGCTGTACCAACTGgcccagccagatgcccctataaagcgaatttaaaggcaaaacaaaagTCCCACTTGCCTGACAATAAGTCACATGAGCCATCATCTTTACTAGCAATGGTGAtagtgtctcccccccccccccaacagctcTGATCCAATCGTCTATCTGTGGGTTCTCAAGCTTGAGTGGGcgccagaatcacctggagagcctGTTAAAACCTTGCTAGGCCTAACcgtcagagtttctgattcagcaggtctaggGTGGAGtccaataatttgcatttctaacaaggctTGAGGTGAAGTCATGCTCTGGTTCAGGGACCACAACTGAACTCCTGCCATAGTAGTAAATGGGtggatgatggggggggggggggcagggagataatttcctttatttagtactgctgtgatttttaaaagtaggggGCAAGCTATTATTTggatgaatgctttttttttttttaaggttttgttttgaagtaatCTCTTCATCCAACATGAGACTCgcactcacgaccctgagatcaagggttgcatgctccaccgactgagccggccaggggCCCCTTGGAGAAATGTTTTCTCAAACAACTACAGCTTATACCTGTTTCCCCAAAGGTTAGTATTCCAGCTACCTGCAGAAAAATGCTTGAAATTCCCACATCCAGGCcacaccccagaccaattaagtCAACATCTCTCAGGGTCGGCTCAGGCACCAGAACTTGCCAGGAAAAACAGCAGGGgttgccctccccgcccccctctcctgcccccaggtGTGCCTGAGCCTTGGGCCCGGCAGGAAGGGGGCACAGGGCAGCCTCTGGCTGACGGCCTCCTCCCTTCACCCTCTCGTGCCCTTCAGATACCAGGACTACAGTGAAGGTGCCATCCCGGGCTGTAGGAAGCAGTTCGTTTGCTTTCTTGAGGTGATGTCTCCCCACAGCCTTTAGCTCAGGCTAACAGAGCAGCATACCGTTTCAGATGTTTGACAGAAAGTCTGCTTGAAGTAGGTTAAAAACCGGTTACACGAATGTTGAAACGACCCTCATTATTAGCAAAGAGCTGGGCTTCATGATCTAAGCGAAGGGGGCACAACCACAAACAGGGTGCTGCTCGCAGCGACCCCAAGAGGGGAGACCTCGACAAGCAAAGAATCAGATCGTAAAAACTTCCTCTTTAATCAAGGCTTTTTAACACGGAACAGGTTTCTTGAATAAAACGGACAGTTTCCAGTACAATGAAACACGAACCACCATACAACATACAACACCtggcaggaagaaacaaaacGGCAGGTTTACGCAATCCCTGCCACGGCCTCATGCTTAGAGGAGCCGCTTCCTCCATCTACCAAGTGTGTTCTGCAGGATACAGAGCTCGGCAGGGCTTCTGGGGTCGCGCTCGGCCGAGGCTGCAGCCCGAACGGCGCTCAGCCGGCTGGGCCGTGCTGCTGTTGGCTCAGGCGAAGCGGTCACCAGCACAAACAGTCTGAACATCCTTTCAATATCAAAGTGGGAAGCAAGAAGGCAATGGAATAATGTCACCCGAAGATGTCGTTAGCACGTGAGGACAGCTGTGCGAAGCCCGAGGCCGAAAGGTGGCTGCCGGCTTCATTTCTTCGGCTTCTTGGGCAGTGGTCGCCGGAACAACAAGATGTGAGGTTCTGAAAGAGCGAGTGAAACCTAAGAGGCAAGCTCACGCTCGTGTGCGCACAGCCTACGCTCTCCCACCCGCACCTCCCAGAGACAGCGATCAGATCTTCACGACTAAATTACGACGTCAGCACGCGGCCTTAGAACCAGACCCAAAAGCTGGGCCTGTCTGCCAAGTACAGAATTGTTAGTATCAGTTCTTTTGCTGTGTTTGTGCAACCCCGGGGGAGCCCTTTATTAGTTTTGCCTGGCAGCTTGGTGTCTGCTGTCTTATCAAGAAATACACTTTCCTTGGCTTATTTGGATAACATCTAAGAACTCACTTTCTGATGGAGAATGATGAAGGAGCCACAGCCTCCTCCGGGGTATATGtggccttaaaaaaaagactacGCTCGGACGAAGTTAGAGATTAAAAGAGGTATTTTTCAGTGACACTTTGTCTCTGAACTTCCCATCTGATACTTTACTCTTGCTTCTGGTTACTTCAGTTTTTCTAGACGGCTGGTGAGGAACCTATAAACCACCGTTACCTTCCCCTGATTTCTTTGGGTTCTGCGATCTTATCGCTCTTTCTCGCCCTCAGTGAAGGAACCCGTATGATTGCTCTCAGCCACTGCACCAACCTGGTTCGTGGATCATATAATGGACCCATCCCTGACTCTGCTGAACGCCGAGATTCCGCCACTCAGATTCAGACATCAAATGGGTTTTAGGGACCAGCTTGGCTATGTCCTTGGGCAACATGACGTGCCTGTAACAGAAACATGGACAGGTGGGGGGACTCCCATAAGTAGTGGGGACAGTCCGTTAGACAAGTGCTTACATACAAAgccaagagaggaaagaaaggaaaaattggtTTCTGATAGTAGGgagtttatatacatttattgtgGGGTAAAGGCAGCTAGAATTAAAGGCCAAGTTCTGCAAATCCTCCTGCAAGTACATCACAAAGCACGAATTAATGAGCAACGCAAGCAAATGAGCACCTAACTTCCAGGCACCGTTGATGCACTGCCTCTGGCCTCCTGGAGCCCAGTCCCCTACTTGATTACTCGGAATCAACAGAATGGCAGCCCCATAGCAGAGTGTTAATAACAGAGGTAGTTTCGAGATGGATCGGTGAAGAAAGGCCTCTTACGGAGCGCTGTGTGGAAGAGCCCTCACAAAGGATGAACTGTCAACGTAAACCCTTTAAATCTATCCTCGATTTCATTTTCCTGACTCTGAAGGGATGTGCCATGAGACTTCCCCGGGGAAACGCCTTGTCTTCCTAACCAAGGATAAGTCTCCTTTCGTGGCAAAAAAGTATTACTCTGCCACGAATCCTGATACACTTCATCATGCTCCGTGAAAATACACTAAGCGCTCCCCGTGCTAGTAACAGAGATGCTTCCCAGAGACACGATTCTAGCCTAAGTATCTGAAAATAGCTTACATTCTAACAAGTCCCTGGCACATTGCACCAAACAGACCCCCTCACGACAAGCTGTTTCTTAAACCAAGATACCACTGCCAAGATCTACGACTTCCAGAGAGATGAAACTCGTGACTTCTCCCTAGTCCCACAGAGATGCTATAAGCGCTTAGTTCAGATGGGGAGGAAAAAGTTAACGGGCCCCAGCGGAGCTGCGGGGCTTCCCCAAGCAGCTGGCGTCACCGCGGTCCTGTATCTGCACCTGTCAGCACGCACCGAGCCGGCCACGGGGCCCAGCCCCGCACTAGGCGGAAAAGAAACACAACCAAAGCAAGTTTGCATTGCACGTTCTTCAATTTTGGGGACAAGATACGAACTAGGAAGTTGTTTCAAGGATCATGCCCTCATTTGCAGAATCCTTGGTCTTCCCGAATCTTTCAACCTGGAATCACGGAGTTGGATTAACTCCAAACTCCGAGGCTCTGTAAGGACCCCCTTCTTCACCATCCGTGCCGAGCTCTGTTGCTCCCACATAACCTGCACCTATGTCCATCACGTCCcttctcgccctctctctgaaGCCTGCAGCGTTTCCACAAACGTCTCGGGCTGTGGGGAGCAGAGGACAGGGCTCATGCCCGCACTTAACACAACACCTGGAGGCGCTCCGTAACTGTTTCGAATGTTCGAAGGGCATCCGGCAGGCCCCTGCCAAGTCCTTTCTCAAAGCCCTCGGCCAGCTTCACCCCCTCGCAGGTCCCGGAAGCCCCCTTCCTGAAACAAGCCCACGCCCCCTTTGCAGGAATCCGCGGGCACCTCTCGCGCCGCCGTGGCCACCTCCTCTCAGTAGGCCCCGGAGGCCCCGAGGTGTCGCCGCGACACCAGCAGTCTCCAGAAGGCAAGCACAACTCGCTCTGCCGAGGGGGCGGGGCCGTCAGCCTAGAGCCCCCTAGCCACGCCCATTCCGAGTCTGCCACTTTCTACTTTCCCCGGGGCCGCCAGGCCCTGGCGCGTGCGCCGTACGCTCTCAGCGACCGTCCCCAGCCCGCGGCTCGGGTCTCCCGCGCATGCGCCGGTCCCGTCGCTTCAGCTCCGGTTCCTAACTCTTCTTGCCCTCACTTGTCGAAGTTCACGACCTCGCGGTGGGCCCCGCGCCGGCACTAACCGGTACTCGAACTCCTCGTCGTCGTATTTGTCCGAATAGTAAATCTGCTTGTGCGACATGACCGCTCGACCTGAGGCTCGTCAGCCCCGCGCCGCCAACCTCCGAACAACTCCCAGCAGCACGCGCTCCCACCCACTTTGGCCTCGCTTTCAAACACGCCGCCCGCGCTTCCCATTGGTCCCTTTGGCTTAAGGCGGGACAGCTCTTCCTTCAAGCCTCGGATTGGCTTAGATTCGCTTCTCCTCGAGTCCTTATTGGAGTGCACCTCTCACGTTCCTCAAGAACGAGCGTAGGTAAAAAAATGCGCCTGTAATTGGCTATCCCTGCCCCCGTGCGCGTTCTCGCGCTGCCATTGGCTGATTCGGGAAAGTGGGCTGGGTAAAGGAGGGACCGAGGTAGAGGGTCAGGGGTTAGTGAGGCCGGAAGTAAGTGCAATAAAGTTTCTTCAGGGAGGCCGGGCCGGGGAGAAAGTTGGAACGACAACCTAAGGAGGCAGTAGCGTGATCCGGAACCAAATCGGGCCGCGGTGCGGTGCGGCGACTCCATGAGGCCCTGGTGAGTTGGGCCTTTCCCTTCTCCTTAGGTGACCCGCTCCTCCACCCCGGAACCCCTCTCCCGGGACCCTACTTCCGGTCTTCGTGGATAAGTCCCGCCCCCCGAGACCCCCTCCCCGGAAGTCCCACCCCCCAACTTCAGGGGGCTCCCCGAACCCCGACTTGTTTTCTGCTTATTGTCCACGACCCCACCCTGCCGCCCAGCTTTCCTGGAAGCCCCACCCCCGGACATGCTTCCAAGCCCTAGTGCAAGAAACCCGACGGTAGTCCTTCCAATTCCCCGAGACCCCGCCTCCTCGCGACGGGTCTCCGCTACCTCCTGTCCATCAAAGAGCCTATCTCTCGAAAGAGCAGAGCGCCGCCCCTCAAAGAACGCTAGGGACGCGTGGAGCCACGCCTCCCCGAGGCCCCGCCTCTCTCCAACCACGTCGGGCTGAGCGGACACCCCGCCTGCTAGAAGTCTCGGGTCCCCGCGACCTAGGGGCCACGCCCCCTGAGGGGCTGCTCGGGGGGCGACCCCGGTCCCCGCCTCGGAAGCGCGGTCTTCAGCTCCGAAGACCCTGGCTCACATagttcccttttttcttttgggcCTCGGGCTCCGTTTTCCTGAGCGCTCGTGCCCCAGCAGGTGGGACGTCAAAGTGTCCCCGCCGGTTCTGAGCGGTGAGAGGTTAGAGGCAGCCCttggcctccccctgcccccttcccagggTGGGCCCGCGTGAAGGGGGCTGGACTTGGGGAGCGAGGCTTGCTCCTGGGTTCCCAGCCCCGCTACCGGAGCTTCCCCTCCCAGGACCGACTCCGCCCCAGGGACAGCTGTAGGTCTCACACCTGCACCTCGGGAGCCGGTAGGGCCATGGGTTTGTCGGTGTGCGACCTGTGGGTGCGACAGGAGCGAGCGCTGTCCGCTGCCAGGGGACAGCGGcttggaggggtggaggggacagtGGCCCTTTTGCAGGGACTCCTCAACCCCCACCGCTCCTttggcccttcccctccccctgagcAGAGTTCCTGCCTGGGCATTCCTCCTGGGCCCGCTCGCCCGGCCTTCCCTTCTGGAAACATTCCTGAGGCTTTCGCCATTTCCTGCTacttgcctcctcctcctccctgctgggCTGGGAAGCCACCAGCGGCTTCACCCCCACACCCGGCCACCCGGACTCCCGGGAGGCGGGCTCCTTTTTTCCTATGCAAATTTACAAAAGCCCTACTTCCTACTTCTTTTCTTCCGAACGCCCACACCTGTCGCTCGTTCCCGGCCTCTGGATTCCGCGGGCTCCCGCGGCTGGAGGACGTCTTGGCAGGTGTGGGGGGTGTGAGGCTGTGGCGAAGCCTTTCCTCATTCTCTCGGACGTGGAGTGATAGAATTGTGCTCGGGAGTGACCAAGCTGTCCTCGATTGAGGACTAGGGCAGGTGAAAGAGTTAAGTGGTGGCATTATTAATCATTATAATCATATCATTTGCACCCTTATCTTAAGTAAATTTGAGAGTAGATCATTCCAAGGTGAACGTGGGGGTTCTGCGTATCTTTTGCTACTTGTTTGCTGACACCCCCCCCATCTTCCTCCGTGGCCCCCTCAAGCAGAGCTGTGGCAGGAAGctgtgggtgggagggatgggttTGGGGCTGTTCCCTGCGTCCAGCCTCAGCCCATCCCTGGCGCCCCTGGGCACAGATTTGCCATCTGCCCCCTCTGTCCCTTTGCGGCCCGTAACCCCCGCTTCTGTTGGAGGGAGAACTGTTTCCCTCTCCCACGTCCTCCAGTCACATTCGGCCCCTGGCGGACACCCGCGCCTTCCCTGGTCCCTGCAAGAGAGTGCGTTCAGGGAGCTGACCTTAGTGTCAGTGTcttgccacccacccacccttgaCAGCTTGCTTTGCTAACTAGGCCCGTGGAAGGTGGGGGGGAGACACCAGAGTGCTGGCCACTACTCCTCGGCATGGTGGGTGCCACGGAGGGAGCGAGGCTCCGTCAGCTTGTCCTCTGTTCCACCTCCTACCAGGTGGTTCCCTGAGGCACCACCCAGGTTGGACTTCGTTCCCCTTTCAACACAGGCTTTGCTCTTCCTCCTGGCCCCTCTGCGTCCCCTGGGGCCACTACCAACCTTTCCCCATTTCTTTACCTCCCGTCCACCGCTGTTGTAGCAGAGGGTGCTAATGGCCCAGGCTCCCTAGGGCCACCACCCCACTGTGCC is part of the Felis catus isolate Fca126 chromosome F1, F.catus_Fca126_mat1.0, whole genome shotgun sequence genome and encodes:
- the FLAD1 gene encoding FAD synthase isoform X5; protein product: MASRASEPPSGRSVTAGIIIVGDEILKGHTQDTNTYFLCRTLRSLGVQVCRVSVVPDEVATIAAEVTSFSSRFTHVLTAGGIGPTHDDVTFEAVAQAFGDELKPHPELEAAIRALGGKGFEKLSVVPSSARLHYGTDPHTGRPFKFPLVSVRNVYLFPGIPELLRRVLEGLKGLFRNTAVQFHLRELYVAADEASIAPVLAEAQAHFGRRLGLGSYPDWGSNYYRVKLSLDSEEEGPLEECLAYLTARLPPGSLVPYVPDAVGQAREAVYQLAESGSPLGGKVAGALQTIETALAQYDLSHLCVGFNGGKDCTALLHLFHAAVQSPSRSRENSVRALWGALLCQACASSPPQDTPRYSGAPPDPVHPQHLPLPRAGAVPTGHHQEV